From a region of the Hymenobacter jejuensis genome:
- a CDS encoding LacI family DNA-binding transcriptional regulator, whose product MAKELGISISTVSRALSNHPSISDGTKKRVWQMAEQVNYQPNHLAAALRKGRSNLLGVMVPHIDGHFFSSVMHGIEKVASKAGFNVMICQSNEDVASERKNIETLMNAQVEGILVSLSRTTHDFKHFEKVRKREIPLVFFDRMLDGLNVSAVIIDDYQGAYQIMKHLLEQGNTRIAHFAGPQHLNIYKNRHQGYLDALRAYGIPYDENLVYYCDMKLEDGVEGMEKLLKLPVRPDAVFSSSDFSVVGAMQVLKSHQLRVPHDVALAGFSNETFTSLTEPRLTSVDQHCEQMGQTAVRLFLEMLDDHSGRFSPRRIVLQPEILIRESSVRPK is encoded by the coding sequence ATGGCTAAGGAGTTGGGAATCTCCATCTCAACCGTGTCGCGGGCGCTTAGCAACCATCCTAGCATCAGCGACGGTACGAAGAAGCGCGTGTGGCAAATGGCTGAGCAGGTCAACTACCAGCCCAACCATTTGGCGGCGGCGCTGCGCAAAGGCCGCAGTAACCTGCTCGGGGTAATGGTACCGCACATCGACGGTCACTTTTTTTCTTCCGTGATGCATGGCATCGAAAAGGTCGCGAGCAAAGCCGGCTTTAACGTGATGATCTGCCAGTCGAACGAGGACGTGGCCAGCGAGCGCAAAAACATCGAAACGTTGATGAATGCGCAGGTAGAAGGCATTTTGGTGTCGTTGTCGCGGACTACGCACGATTTCAAGCATTTCGAGAAGGTTCGTAAACGCGAGATTCCACTGGTGTTTTTCGACCGCATGCTCGACGGCCTCAATGTCAGCGCCGTCATCATCGACGACTACCAAGGCGCTTACCAAATCATGAAGCACTTGCTTGAGCAAGGCAACACACGCATCGCCCATTTTGCCGGTCCGCAACACCTGAATATCTACAAAAACCGTCACCAAGGTTACCTCGACGCTTTGCGTGCCTACGGTATTCCGTACGACGAAAACTTGGTCTATTACTGCGATATGAAGCTCGAGGATGGGGTCGAGGGCATGGAAAAACTGCTGAAATTGCCAGTTCGGCCCGACGCAGTTTTTTCTTCCAGCGACTTCTCCGTTGTAGGGGCGATGCAGGTATTAAAGAGCCATCAGTTACGCGTGCCCCACGATGTAGCGCTGGCTGGGTTTAGCAACGAGACCTTCACATCTCTGACGGAGCCGCGCCTTACTTCCGTCGATCAGCACTGCGAGCAAATGGGGCAAACGGCTGTGCGCCTGTTTCTGGAAATGCTGGATGACCATTCCGGCCGCTTTTCCCCGCGGCGTATCGTGTTGCAACCCGAAATCCTGATCCGCGAATCATCCGTGCGGCCTAAGTAA
- a CDS encoding glycoside hydrolase family 43 protein, which yields MIFIHRSWRLVAVALLLASASCKKTNPGGTPTPVTPPVVRSTQFKNPLLSSGPDPWVYQKDGYYYYMNTTGGDLQLRKTAKMSELNSAFSKVIWSPPTSGPNSKDVWAPEIHFLDGKWYVYFTAGPGNCCGGQRTWVLENTAADPTTGTWVEKGRIYNPTEDYWAIDGTVMEQNGKRYFLWSGQDGQSTVQRLYISEMSNPWTLTGPRVELSHPEYEWEKNGEPDVNEGPEVIQHGGKTFLVYSASHCDTDDYALGMLTASSTADPMKLASWTKSATPVFTKNAASEAYGPGHNGFFKSKDGQEDWIIYHANAGPNQRCGNQRVPRMQKFGWNPDGTPNFGTPVSLNVLINKPSGE from the coding sequence ATGATTTTCATTCATCGTTCCTGGCGACTCGTTGCGGTTGCGTTGCTGCTCGCAAGTGCTTCCTGCAAAAAAACGAACCCGGGCGGCACCCCAACGCCGGTTACTCCCCCCGTTGTTAGAAGTACCCAATTCAAAAATCCACTGCTATCATCAGGCCCTGATCCGTGGGTCTACCAGAAAGACGGCTATTACTATTACATGAACACGACCGGAGGCGACTTGCAGCTTCGCAAGACTGCGAAGATGTCGGAGTTGAATTCAGCGTTCAGCAAAGTCATCTGGTCGCCGCCCACCTCCGGACCCAACTCCAAAGACGTTTGGGCCCCCGAAATTCACTTCCTCGACGGCAAATGGTACGTGTATTTTACGGCCGGCCCTGGCAACTGCTGCGGCGGGCAGCGCACGTGGGTACTGGAAAATACGGCCGCCGATCCTACCACGGGCACTTGGGTTGAAAAAGGTCGTATTTACAACCCCACCGAAGATTATTGGGCCATTGATGGTACAGTGATGGAGCAAAACGGCAAGCGGTATTTCCTGTGGTCGGGCCAAGACGGGCAAAGCACGGTGCAGCGCCTGTACATCTCCGAAATGAGCAACCCCTGGACGCTTACCGGCCCGCGCGTAGAGCTTTCGCATCCCGAGTATGAGTGGGAAAAGAACGGCGAACCCGACGTAAACGAAGGCCCGGAAGTAATTCAGCATGGCGGCAAAACTTTTCTGGTATACTCGGCAAGCCATTGCGATACTGACGATTACGCCTTAGGGATGCTAACTGCTTCTTCCACTGCCGACCCGATGAAACTGGCGTCCTGGACCAAATCGGCCACGCCGGTATTCACCAAAAATGCGGCGAGTGAGGCCTACGGTCCTGGCCACAACGGCTTCTTCAAATCGAAGGACGGGCAAGAAGACTGGATTATCTACCACGCGAACGCGGGCCCAAACCAGCGTTGCGGCAACCAACGCGTGCCGCGCATGCAGAAATTCGGCTGGAATCCTGACGGCACGCCCAATTTTGGCACTCCTGTCTCCCTAAATGTGCTCATCAATAAGCCAAGTGGAGAATAA
- a CDS encoding RagB/SusD family nutrient uptake outer membrane protein, giving the protein MTTYKTRAFAILASCLLLTTACEKDLLNQPNPNAPTTESFWKTEADALKGLTAAYSGLQLNGTYRRWIHFGYDIRSDEGFSSSPWPELQNFTKTVLTDYDFEVNRDTWANHYQAVNRANQVLSYVPAIQMNDKLKTRILAEAHFLRALNYFNLVELYGRPVLATEPSSADYRPPQAASEQEVWNLVIADLQTAKAGLDEKYTGADVGRATKGAATALLGKVYMQQRKWAEASTQFAEVMKMGYSLAPNFYDNFRHTSENNSESVFEVQFVGEYSADRDDDFAGASEALQRSQFFGLPGKGWTDGEARPWLITEFLKERTTAGKKDPRLATTLFFARSRAGYPVDPTDPVDQDQLAYDKMTLEERFKTDEYNRNRVYWRKYENDYWRDAEGYYSPINFRVIRYADVLLMQAEALNEQGQTAAAIPLINQVRARVQLAPLGSMSQSDLRTQIMHERVTELAGENTRWHDLIRWGLLDNQAGIDQLKTRDADFSLFVVGKSKYLPIPRNDVNIAQLQQNPQW; this is encoded by the coding sequence ATGACTACTTATAAAACCCGAGCCTTCGCAATCTTGGCCAGCTGCCTGCTGCTGACCACCGCTTGCGAAAAAGACTTGCTAAATCAACCGAACCCGAACGCTCCGACCACCGAGTCGTTCTGGAAAACTGAAGCCGACGCGCTGAAAGGCCTAACTGCGGCCTATAGCGGCTTACAACTCAACGGTACCTACCGCCGCTGGATTCATTTCGGTTATGACATTCGTTCTGATGAAGGATTTTCTTCGAGCCCCTGGCCTGAGCTACAGAACTTTACCAAAACTGTGCTTACGGATTACGACTTCGAAGTAAACCGCGATACTTGGGCCAACCACTACCAGGCCGTTAACCGCGCAAACCAAGTATTGTCGTATGTGCCTGCTATTCAGATGAATGACAAGCTGAAGACGCGCATACTGGCCGAAGCACATTTTCTGCGGGCGCTCAACTATTTCAACTTGGTGGAACTGTATGGCCGCCCCGTATTGGCAACGGAACCTTCCAGCGCAGACTACCGCCCGCCGCAAGCTGCTAGCGAACAGGAAGTATGGAACTTGGTCATTGCCGATCTGCAAACCGCCAAGGCTGGCCTAGACGAAAAATATACCGGCGCTGACGTGGGTCGTGCTACCAAAGGGGCCGCTACTGCCTTGCTGGGCAAAGTATATATGCAGCAGCGCAAGTGGGCTGAGGCCAGCACTCAGTTTGCCGAAGTAATGAAAATGGGCTACTCCTTAGCCCCGAACTTCTACGATAATTTCCGGCACACCAGCGAAAACAATTCGGAGTCGGTTTTTGAGGTGCAGTTTGTTGGCGAATACAGCGCCGACCGTGACGATGACTTTGCTGGCGCTTCGGAAGCTCTCCAGCGCTCGCAGTTCTTTGGCTTGCCGGGCAAAGGCTGGACCGATGGCGAAGCTCGCCCGTGGCTCATCACCGAGTTCTTGAAAGAACGCACTACCGCAGGCAAAAAGGATCCCCGCTTGGCTACTACCTTATTCTTTGCGCGTTCGCGTGCGGGCTATCCTGTCGACCCGACTGACCCAGTCGATCAGGACCAACTGGCCTACGATAAAATGACCTTGGAGGAACGCTTCAAAACCGATGAGTACAACCGCAACCGCGTGTATTGGCGCAAGTACGAAAATGATTACTGGCGCGACGCAGAAGGCTACTATTCTCCCATCAACTTCCGCGTCATCCGCTATGCCGACGTGTTGCTGATGCAAGCCGAAGCGCTCAACGAGCAAGGCCAGACGGCGGCTGCCATCCCGCTGATCAACCAAGTGCGCGCCCGCGTGCAACTGGCTCCGCTGGGTAGTATGAGCCAGAGTGACTTGCGCACCCAGATCATGCACGAGCGCGTAACGGAACTGGCCGGCGAAAATACCCGCTGGCACGACCTGATCCGGTGGGGCTTGCTGGATAACCAGGCCGGCATCGATCAGCTGAAAACCCGCGACGCTGACTTTAGCCTATTTGTGGTAGGCAAATCCAAATATTTGCCCATCCCGCGCAACGACGTGAACATTGCCCAGTTGCAGCAAAACCCCCAATGGTAA
- a CDS encoding family 43 glycosylhydrolase yields the protein MTSLFSDLRKGTAWLTLTAGLLATACQRQASTNTSSVPAAVESAQGPTNIVSAGTSLVLPGDFPDPSVTKIGDTYWATATSSNWGPIFPLLKSKNLTDWELVGHVFPNQPPDWADYYFWAPEISEENGKTYVFYTAHKKNGPLSVGVASADNPAGPYRDHGPLVGQEDGSIDAFPIRDENNQLYIVWKEDGNSQNRPTPIWAQRINDDRTALTGEKTELFRNTIPWEGNLVEGASIVRHGDYFYAFYAGNGCCGHNCTYGIGVARSRKLLGPWEKYEKNPILTKNGSWTCPGHGTVTQRDNRWFLLHHAYDTRSFEFVGRQGVLSEFVWTPAGWPEFPQGANAAPAFNVASQNVSDDFKGTNLVASWQWPIEQKPTFTVRDGKLLLSARPDHSGAALGHHTYTTDYTATTTLLQPAALPTGTVAGIAALGDPDNTIALTAGDGKLRLWQLEKGKQQALGEVALPNSKALMLRLQAQGGNQYRFSWSADAGKTWQNLPANGQAINGTYLPPWDRGVRAGLLARGPATATATFDDFTLNNQ from the coding sequence GTGACTTCTCTATTCTCTGACCTGCGAAAAGGAACGGCGTGGTTGACCTTGACCGCGGGGCTATTGGCAACTGCCTGCCAGCGGCAGGCCTCTACCAACACGAGCAGTGTTCCGGCCGCCGTAGAAAGTGCTCAAGGCCCAACCAATATCGTCAGTGCCGGAACCAGCCTCGTGTTGCCCGGCGACTTTCCCGATCCGTCCGTCACTAAAATCGGCGATACGTACTGGGCAACGGCTACTTCTTCCAACTGGGGTCCGATTTTTCCGTTGCTCAAATCCAAGAATTTGACAGATTGGGAATTGGTAGGACATGTGTTTCCGAATCAGCCGCCCGACTGGGCCGATTACTACTTCTGGGCCCCTGAAATCAGCGAGGAAAATGGCAAGACGTACGTGTTTTACACGGCTCACAAGAAGAATGGCCCGCTGAGTGTAGGCGTAGCTAGCGCCGACAACCCGGCGGGCCCATACCGCGACCACGGCCCGTTGGTAGGGCAGGAGGATGGCTCGATTGACGCTTTCCCGATCCGCGACGAGAACAATCAACTCTACATAGTGTGGAAAGAAGATGGCAATAGCCAGAACCGGCCTACGCCAATCTGGGCGCAGCGCATCAACGACGACCGCACTGCCCTCACGGGCGAAAAAACCGAGTTGTTTCGTAACACAATACCTTGGGAAGGCAACCTCGTAGAAGGCGCCAGCATCGTGCGACACGGCGACTATTTCTATGCTTTTTATGCCGGCAACGGCTGCTGCGGCCACAACTGTACCTACGGCATTGGGGTGGCCCGATCGCGTAAGTTGCTGGGTCCTTGGGAGAAATACGAAAAGAATCCTATTCTGACTAAAAATGGCAGCTGGACCTGCCCCGGTCACGGCACCGTCACGCAACGAGACAATCGCTGGTTTCTGCTGCACCATGCTTACGACACGCGCAGCTTCGAATTTGTGGGTCGGCAGGGAGTGCTGAGCGAATTTGTTTGGACGCCCGCCGGCTGGCCCGAGTTTCCACAAGGCGCCAATGCCGCCCCAGCCTTCAATGTGGCTAGTCAAAACGTATCCGATGACTTCAAGGGCACCAACTTGGTTGCGAGCTGGCAGTGGCCGATAGAGCAAAAGCCCACCTTTACTGTGCGCGACGGCAAACTACTGCTCTCCGCCCGCCCCGACCACAGTGGCGCGGCTTTGGGCCATCATACCTACACCACTGACTACACGGCTACCACCACATTGCTACAGCCCGCCGCCCTGCCTACCGGAACAGTAGCTGGCATTGCCGCCCTTGGTGACCCTGACAACACCATTGCGCTCACCGCCGGCGACGGCAAATTGCGGCTTTGGCAACTAGAAAAAGGCAAACAGCAAGCGCTTGGTGAAGTGGCCTTGCCAAATAGCAAAGCCTTAATGTTGAGGCTGCAAGCTCAAGGCGGCAATCAATATCGCTTCAGTTGGAGCGCCGACGCGGGCAAAACTTGGCAAAACCTTCCTGCCAATGGTCAGGCAATAAACGGTACGTACTTGCCGCCTTGGGACCGCGGTGTGCGGGCGGGCCTCCTAGCACGTGGACCTGCAACGGCCACGGCCACTTTTGATGATTTTACGCTCAATAATCAATAA